Part of the Dermatophilus congolensis genome is shown below.
GAGGCGGTGGCTGATGTGGCTGTTGCTGTGGGGATGAGGGCTAGGGATAGGGCGAGCGCGAGCGCTGTGCGATTTTTCATGAGCGTGACCATACGTCAACACTGTTGTGCCGCAGCTGTGTTGGCGGGTGTTTGCGCTGTGAGGTGGGGTCGTTGTGCTGGTTGGCCAGCCGGCTGGGGGTTTTGTTGGGGCTTGTTGTTTCTCTTGCCTTTTGGGCAGGCTGGGCGCTCTATTGTCGGTGGTGACACGCATGTCCAGGTTGGCTCGTTAACGCCATGCTTATCCCTCATGTGAGAAGCCACATGTATGGCTGGGGCATGCACACAATGGGGGACGAGTTGTCCGTGTTTTCTTCAATTTGAGAGGTTTTTCGTGATCGATATCAATGTGAGTGTCCAGAGCGCTGCTGAGGCTGGCGTTGATGCTGTGGTGGTTTTTGCGACGAGTGTTTCTGGGCGGGCTGTGCTTGTTCCTGGTTCGCGGTTGCCGCAGGAGACGCAGGCTCATGTGGAGTCGGTGTTGGAGGCTGTGGCTGCTTCGGGCAAGGCTGATTCTGTGACTGCTGTGGTGGGCGCCCCTGGTGTGGCTGCCAAGCTGATTGTGGTCGTGGGATTGGGTGCGGGTGTTCCGGAGAAGTTGGCGCCGGAGAAGTGGCGTCGGGCTGCTGGTGCTGCGGCGCGTCATTTGTCGGCTCACCGTCAGGTCGCGGTGGTTGCGCCTGTGGCTGATGAGGATGTCGTGGGTGCGCTGGCTGAGGGTGCGGCGTTGGGGTCGTACCGTTTTGTGGGGCACTTGTCTGCGAAGGTGCGGGAGCGTCGTGCGGCTAAGCAGGTGGGGCCGACGTCGGTGACGGTGTTGTTGGAGCAGTCGTCTGAGGAGCTCGCTGATGCTGTGGCGCGGGCGAGTGTGGTGGCTACTTACCAGTGCTTGGCTCGGGATTTGGTCAACACGAGCCCGAATGTGTTGTACCCGGAGACGTTCGCTGATCGTGCAGTGGAGCTTGCTGGCGAGCACGGCTCGTTGTCGGTAGAGGTTTTAGACGAATCTGCTCTGGTTGAGGGCGGCTTCGGCGGGATCGTGGGTGTGGGGCAGGGGTCGGTGCACCCGCCGCGGATTGTGACGCTTTCTTACCGGTCTGAGGGCGCAACGACCACGGTGGCGTTGATTGGTAAGGGCATCACCTTCGATTCGGGTGGTTTGTGCATTAAGCCTGCCGACAGTATGGCGACGATGAAGTGCGACATGGGTGGCGCTGCGGCGGTGCTTGGCACGGTGTTGGCTGCTGCTGAGTTGGAGCTGCCGGTGGCTGTGACTGCGTACCTGTGCTTGGCTGAGAACATGCCTGGTGGGGCTGCGCAGCGCCCGGGTGATGTGGTGACCATGCGTGATGGTTCCACGGTGGAGATCATCAACACAGACGCTGAGGGTCGTTTGGTGATGGCTGATGGGTTGGCTCTGGCTGTGGAGTCGGGGCCGGATGCGATTATCGATGTGGCTACTCTTACCGGCGCTGCCATGGTGGCTTTGGGGTCACGTACGGCTGCGATCATGGCCAACGATGATGATTTGCAGGTAGCGCTCACTGAGGCTGGCGGGTTTGCTGGTGAGGCTGTGTGGCCGATGCCGATTGCTGAAGAGATCCGGGCAACGTTGGATTCGGATGTGGCGGACTTTAAGCACACGGGTAGCCGTTTGGGTGGTGCCATGTCTGCTGCGGCGTTCTTGCGTGAGTTTGTGCCTTCCGGTGGCGCTCATGGTGTTGGTGCGGCTGAGTCTGGTGATGGTCAGGTCACTGATGGTGCTGAGGCTGTGGCCGCCGATGACAAGAAGCACATTCCGTGGGGTCACATTGATATTGCTGGGCCTGCTTTCAATGAGGCGAGCGCGTATGGGTACACGGTTAAGGGCGGCACGGGATATGGCGTCCGCACATTGATCGCTTTCTTGGAAGGGCTTGAGTAACAGCGAAATCGGTCGATTCGGGGAGGAGTGATCTCCGGTCCTGGCTCTAGTGCCGGGGCTGGAGGGGTCACTCCTCCTTGACGTACCGCGTGGTGCGTTCACCTCGAATTAGTGGAGGCACCTCCCTCGTGACCACGTTGCTCAATAGTCCTGCTCAGCGCGGTACTCGCGCTGCCCGTCATACGCGGGTGGATTCTTTGGATGGGATTCGTGCGTTGGCGGTGATCGCGGTGATCGCTTATCACGTGTCGTTGCCGGGGGCTGATGGTGGTTTCCTTGGGGTGGATGTGTTTTTTGTGTTGTCGGGGTTTTTGATCACCACGTTGCTGATGCGGGAGCTGACTGGCACGGGGCGGATCGATTTGGGTGGGTTTTGGGTGCGGCGAGTGTTGCGGCTGCTTCCGGCTTCGCTGTTGTTGATTGTGACTGTGGTTGGGGTGTCTGCTTTTGTGGCTGCGCCGTTTCGGCGGGCTGATATTGGGGCGGATGCGTTGTGGTCGTTGTTGTATGTGGGGAATTGGCGGTTTATTGATGCCGCTGGGTATTTCAGTAATGACGGCAGTACTTCGCCTTTGCAGCATGTGTGGTCTTTGGCTGTGGAGGAGCAGTTTTATGTGGTGTGGCCGTTGCTGTTGGTGGCGTGTGTAGCGCCGTGGGTGCGGGCGTGTAGCCGTGTTGTCGGTGTTGAGGGTGGTCTTGATTCTGCGGCGCGTTCGGAGATCGCTGCGGTGCGGCGGGTGGCGGTGCGGCGTGGTGTTTTTGTGGTGGCGTTGGTGGTGGGGGCGGCTTCGGCGGTGTGGTTTGCGTGGCTGTATGACCCGCACACTGCTGAGCGTGCCTATATGGGCACTGATACGCGGGTGTTTGCGCCGTTGGTGGGGGCGGCGGTGGCGGCGTGTATGCAGGTTCGTGGGGTGCAGTTGTTTGTGACGCGTCGGGCTCAGCCGTTGATGGCTTTGGGGTTGGTTGGGGTGGTGGCGGGGTTGTGTTTGTTGGGTGGCCAGCACAGTCCGCGCCCGGCGTATTTTTTGGGTGGCGGGGTTGCGTTTGCTGTGGTGGTGGCGGTTTTGGTGGCGGCCACGAGTGCGGCGGATCGGCGTGAGGGGCTCACGCTTGTGTTGGGGTCGACTCCGTTGGGGTGGATTGGGCGGATTTCGTATGGCATGTATTTGTGGCATTGGCCGTTGGTGGTGTGGATCATCGGTGATCGGCAGTGGAGTCCGGTGCGTGCGGCTGTGGTGGTGGTGGCTACGGTTGTGGTGGCTCAGTTGTCGTACACGCTGGTGGAGGTGCCGTTGCGTACGGGTCGGTTGCGTGCGGTGGCGCCGGTGCGGTTGCTTCCGGCTGCCGCTGGTGTGGTTGGGGTTGCCACGATGGTTCCGGCGGTTTTGGGTGGCACGGTGTGGAATCGGGTTATTCCTGCTGTTGCTGGGCCTCAGGTGGGGGAAACGTCGTTGGTGTTGGTGGGCGATAGTGTCATTCAGCGTTTGTTGCCGGCTTTGGATGTTGAGGCCAGGCGGCGTGGGGTGACGGTGCTTAGTGGTGCCCGGGGCGGTTGTCCGGCGTTGTTGGTGAAGGCTACTAATGCCAGTGGGGCGCCGTTGAGTGGCGGTAATTGCGCGGCGCAGGTAGGTGAGCGTCAGGCGAAGGCTGTCGATGAGGCTAAGGGGGGTGTGGTGGTGTGGTGGTCGCGGTATGAGATCGCGGATCGGGTGGGTGCTGATGGTCGTTTTTTGGCTGCGGGGTCTGCGGATTTTTGGGATGCGCAGATCGCGGATTTCCGTAAATCTGTGGATGCGTTGACGGTGCGGGGTGCGCGGTTGGTTGTGGTGGAGATGGATCGTCCGGGGGTTGGGTTGGATAGTCGGTGTTCGCCGACGGATTGTCCTGAATTCCTTTCGCGTATGCGTAACCGTGATGAACTTCGCGTTGAGTGGAATTCTCGTTTGCGGGAGTATGCGGCTTCTGACCCGCGGGTGAGTGTGATTCGTATGGACGATTTGTATTGCCGGAATGATGTGACTCCGTGTGATGATCATGCCCCTGCTCGCGCGTCGGCCAAGGATGTTTTCCCTTCTCCGGAAGGTTCTTTAACGCGACCGGATGGGGCGCACTTCTCGCCGGCAGCGGCTCCTGGGGTTGCTGCTGCGCTTCTTGACCGCGTCGCTGCTGGCTGAGGCCGCGGTGGGTTGCGCGGTGGTTGAGATACCGCTGGCCGCTGTGAGGTCGTCCTCATGGCACGTGTCCACTGACACATCGGCCTAGAGTGGTACTGAACAAACGACTACGGAGGGATCGCTTTCATGTCCGATCGCGTCACAATGCCGACTCTCGGTGAGTCTGTCACCGAGGGCACCGTCACCCGCTGGCTCAAGAGCGTGGGCGACGAGGTGGCCGTTGACGAGCCGCTTCTCGAGGTTTCGACCGACAAGGTCGACACCGAGGTGCCGTCCCCGTTCAGCGGGACGCTTGTCGAGATTCTCGTCCCCGAGGACGAGACCGTTGAGATCGGTACCGATCTCGCCGTGATCGGTGACGCCTCCGAGGCGTCTTCGGCCCCTGCTGAGGAGGGCGCGCCTGAGCCGGCCGCTCCCGCCGAGGAATCTGCCCCTGCTGAGGAGGCCGCTGCGGCTGCTCCGGCTGGTGAGGTTTCTGGTGGGCAGGAAGTGAAGATGCCTGCACTGGGTGAGTCTGTCACCGAAGGCACCATCACCCGCTGGCTCAAGGAAGAGGGCGAGGAGGTCGCCGTTGACGAGCCGCTGCTGGAGGTTTCGACCGACAAGGTCGACACCGAGGTGCCGTCCCCGTTCGCGGGCAAACTAACCAAGATCCTTGCCGCAGAGGACGAGTCCGTCGCGGTGGGTGGCGTGTTGGCGATCATCGGTGGCGAGGCCGCTGCTGCTGCACCGGCTGAGGAAGCCCCGGCTCCTGTGAAGGAAGCCCCGGCTGCTCCGGCGAAAGAAGCCGCTGCCGCACCGGCAGACTCGGCTGACTCTGGTGCTGCCGCGTACGTCACCCCGCTGGTGCGTAAACTCGCCGCGCAGCACGGTGTGGACCTGTCTAAAGTCAAGGGTTCGGGTATCGGTGGCCGTATCCGTAAGCAGGATGTCCTTGAAGCCGCTAAGCCTGCTCCGGCCCCGCAGGCCCCGGCTGCTGCTGCCCCCGCTCCGGCTGCCGCTGCTGCACCGGCTGCTGCTCCTGAGGTGAAGGTCTCGGAGAAGCGCGGCACCCGCGAGAAGATGACCCGTTTGCGTAAGGTCATCGCTCAGCGCATGAACGAGTCGCTGCAGATTTCGGCTCAGCTGACCAGCGCTGTCGAGGTTGACATTACGCGGGTTGCGCAGCTGCGCGCGAAGAACAAGGACGCGTTCCTTGCTCGTGAGGGCGTCAAGCTGACCTACCTGCCATTCATCTCGTTGGCCACGGTTGAGGCGCTCAAGCAGTTCCCTGAGCTGAACTGCCAGGTTGAGGGTGAAGAAATTGTCTACCCGGCGGCTGAGCACCTGGGCATCGCCGTGGACACCCCGCGTGGTTTGCTCGTGCCGGTCATCAAGGATGCTGGCGACCTGAACATCGCTGGTATTGCGCGCAAGATTTCTGACCTTGCTTCTCGTACTCGTGACAACAAGGTCACACCGGATGAGCTGGGTGGCGGCACATTCACCATCACGAACATCGGTTCTAACGGTTCGATCATCGACACCCCGATCATCAACCAGCCGCAGGTTGGCATCTTGGGTACGGGTGCGATTGTTAAGCGCGCAGTTGTTGTCACTGACGAGCTTGGCAACGACAGCATCGCGATCCGTCACATGATGTTCTTGACCCTGACCTACGACCACCGCGTGGTTGATGGTGGCCTTGCTGGCCGCTTCTTGACCACGATCAAGAAGCGCCTCGAGGGTGGCGCCTTCGAGATCTGAGTTGTGAATGCTTGTCTGGGTGGCTAAGCCCAGATGGACATAAGTGAGGGGCTGTTTCCTCCTGATCGAAGGAGGCAGCCCCTCACTGTTGTTGGGTTTTCTCACCTTGTGGGGAAGATCTTCGGTGATTGCACTGACTGCGCAGCTGGCCAGGTGGGGGGTCTAGGCTGGTGTTATGCGTTTCGAGCACGTGGGTTTGGCGCCTCATTTCGTCGATTATCAAGCCGGCTGGGACTATCAGCGTGAAGTGCACGCGAAA
Proteins encoded:
- a CDS encoding leucyl aminopeptidase, which gives rise to MIDINVSVQSAAEAGVDAVVVFATSVSGRAVLVPGSRLPQETQAHVESVLEAVAASGKADSVTAVVGAPGVAAKLIVVVGLGAGVPEKLAPEKWRRAAGAAARHLSAHRQVAVVAPVADEDVVGALAEGAALGSYRFVGHLSAKVRERRAAKQVGPTSVTVLLEQSSEELADAVARASVVATYQCLARDLVNTSPNVLYPETFADRAVELAGEHGSLSVEVLDESALVEGGFGGIVGVGQGSVHPPRIVTLSYRSEGATTTVALIGKGITFDSGGLCIKPADSMATMKCDMGGAAAVLGTVLAAAELELPVAVTAYLCLAENMPGGAAQRPGDVVTMRDGSTVEIINTDAEGRLVMADGLALAVESGPDAIIDVATLTGAAMVALGSRTAAIMANDDDLQVALTEAGGFAGEAVWPMPIAEEIRATLDSDVADFKHTGSRLGGAMSAAAFLREFVPSGGAHGVGAAESGDGQVTDGAEAVAADDKKHIPWGHIDIAGPAFNEASAYGYTVKGGTGYGVRTLIAFLEGLE
- a CDS encoding acyltransferase family protein, encoding MTTLLNSPAQRGTRAARHTRVDSLDGIRALAVIAVIAYHVSLPGADGGFLGVDVFFVLSGFLITTLLMRELTGTGRIDLGGFWVRRVLRLLPASLLLIVTVVGVSAFVAAPFRRADIGADALWSLLYVGNWRFIDAAGYFSNDGSTSPLQHVWSLAVEEQFYVVWPLLLVACVAPWVRACSRVVGVEGGLDSAARSEIAAVRRVAVRRGVFVVALVVGAASAVWFAWLYDPHTAERAYMGTDTRVFAPLVGAAVAACMQVRGVQLFVTRRAQPLMALGLVGVVAGLCLLGGQHSPRPAYFLGGGVAFAVVVAVLVAATSAADRREGLTLVLGSTPLGWIGRISYGMYLWHWPLVVWIIGDRQWSPVRAAVVVVATVVVAQLSYTLVEVPLRTGRLRAVAPVRLLPAAAGVVGVATMVPAVLGGTVWNRVIPAVAGPQVGETSLVLVGDSVIQRLLPALDVEARRRGVTVLSGARGGCPALLVKATNASGAPLSGGNCAAQVGERQAKAVDEAKGGVVVWWSRYEIADRVGADGRFLAAGSADFWDAQIADFRKSVDALTVRGARLVVVEMDRPGVGLDSRCSPTDCPEFLSRMRNRDELRVEWNSRLREYAASDPRVSVIRMDDLYCRNDVTPCDDHAPARASAKDVFPSPEGSLTRPDGAHFSPAAAPGVAAALLDRVAAG
- the sucB gene encoding 2-oxoglutarate dehydrogenase, E2 component, dihydrolipoamide succinyltransferase, encoding MSDRVTMPTLGESVTEGTVTRWLKSVGDEVAVDEPLLEVSTDKVDTEVPSPFSGTLVEILVPEDETVEIGTDLAVIGDASEASSAPAEEGAPEPAAPAEESAPAEEAAAAAPAGEVSGGQEVKMPALGESVTEGTITRWLKEEGEEVAVDEPLLEVSTDKVDTEVPSPFAGKLTKILAAEDESVAVGGVLAIIGGEAAAAAPAEEAPAPVKEAPAAPAKEAAAAPADSADSGAAAYVTPLVRKLAAQHGVDLSKVKGSGIGGRIRKQDVLEAAKPAPAPQAPAAAAPAPAAAAAPAAAPEVKVSEKRGTREKMTRLRKVIAQRMNESLQISAQLTSAVEVDITRVAQLRAKNKDAFLAREGVKLTYLPFISLATVEALKQFPELNCQVEGEEIVYPAAEHLGIAVDTPRGLLVPVIKDAGDLNIAGIARKISDLASRTRDNKVTPDELGGGTFTITNIGSNGSIIDTPIINQPQVGILGTGAIVKRAVVVTDELGNDSIAIRHMMFLTLTYDHRVVDGGLAGRFLTTIKKRLEGGAFEI